One window of the Archangium primigenium genome contains the following:
- a CDS encoding fibronectin type III domain-containing protein gives MHMGRGGALSALLLSSLLTVWPTSARAQTCEAKPAVSWNTYLGGEGQDVVEDVLVNAAGEILVAGRTNSRSFLKSDSAGVDLVNENAFVAKLSADGKQVLWSRVFGTGGADSAARMALDENGDVYVVGRVEGTSVRDDSGASLFTPGTGMIGSNAFVAKLTAEGVLRSVLFLGGDGFDEALGVAVEKNRLYVVGRTNSALFSTSKGPITTSRGVRGDGHDAFVVQVDVSVELTPSPVWVRFLGTKKASGGATTADDAAHAVVVSTEDSKVVLFVGGVVRGNIAETDSGLIPVTPGFHGTKDGFVMQLDSEGAFKWLVHLGGNGSTELRDLLRQPNGDLVAVGHTNATGFPEDSTGDATDIFAHAVTRDGSLSPNQKIRLVAPGEQFTHGRAAIDASGQLLIGGSTDGESFDPAFMMRGFSAAPSPLGDGFVLALDTMLEQVRWGSYVGGTSTLADLESVRALALDGTGGRLLIAGASKAKDLLRRDVGYAVEAPGGMNGFLIGVGQDSTAPSAGEVRASLNPDGRITATWSGFKDDESGIAKYEWSITDSAQVTVRDFTPVSDGHATAESLVLKRGERYFVHVRATNGVGCDVTVTAQESVVLKPPPGTPGEETPGEPSPGPEVPGLGDPRSPLGWGCGVTHPGALPGALGLVLLGLFGARRARRGAAPRA, from the coding sequence ATGCACATGGGTCGTGGCGGCGCTCTGTCCGCCCTCCTGCTGTCCTCCCTGCTCACCGTGTGGCCCACGTCCGCCCGGGCCCAGACGTGCGAGGCAAAGCCCGCCGTCTCCTGGAACACCTACCTGGGTGGGGAGGGCCAGGATGTGGTGGAAGACGTCCTGGTCAATGCGGCGGGCGAGATCCTGGTGGCGGGGCGGACGAACTCGCGCTCCTTCCTCAAGAGTGACAGCGCGGGGGTGGATCTCGTGAACGAGAACGCCTTCGTCGCCAAGCTGAGCGCGGACGGCAAGCAGGTCCTGTGGTCTCGGGTCTTCGGCACCGGGGGCGCGGACTCCGCGGCGCGCATGGCGCTCGATGAGAACGGCGATGTGTATGTCGTGGGCCGGGTCGAGGGGACTTCTGTCCGTGACGACTCGGGAGCGAGCCTGTTCACGCCGGGCACTGGGATGATTGGGTCGAATGCCTTCGTCGCCAAGCTGACGGCGGAGGGTGTGCTGCGCTCGGTCTTGTTCTTGGGCGGAGATGGCTTCGACGAGGCACTGGGCGTCGCCGTGGAGAAGAACAGGCTCTACGTCGTCGGAAGGACCAACTCGGCCCTGTTCTCCACCTCGAAGGGCCCGATAACCACCTCACGCGGTGTGCGAGGGGATGGGCACGATGCCTTCGTCGTCCAGGTCGATGTGTCCGTGGAACTCACTCCGAGCCCCGTGTGGGTTCGTTTCTTGGGGACGAAGAAGGCTTCGGGTGGCGCCACGACCGCGGATGATGCGGCCCATGCCGTTGTCGTCTCGACGGAGGACTCGAAGGTCGTGCTCTTCGTGGGCGGAGTGGTGCGGGGCAATATCGCGGAGACCGATAGCGGTCTCATCCCCGTTACTCCCGGATTCCACGGCACGAAGGACGGCTTCGTCATGCAGTTGGATTCCGAGGGCGCCTTCAAGTGGCTCGTCCATCTGGGCGGCAACGGGAGCACCGAGTTGAGGGACCTCTTGCGGCAGCCCAACGGGGACCTGGTCGCGGTGGGTCATACGAACGCCACGGGTTTTCCGGAGGACTCGACCGGCGATGCGACCGATATCTTCGCGCACGCGGTGACCCGCGATGGTTCCCTGTCCCCCAATCAGAAGATACGGCTGGTTGCGCCGGGTGAGCAGTTCACGCACGGCCGTGCCGCCATCGATGCGTCGGGCCAGCTCTTGATCGGAGGCTCGACGGATGGGGAGTCGTTCGATCCGGCGTTCATGATGCGCGGCTTCTCTGCCGCCCCCTCTCCGTTGGGAGACGGTTTCGTCCTGGCGTTGGATACGATGCTGGAGCAGGTCCGGTGGGGGTCCTACGTGGGAGGCACTTCCACCCTTGCCGATCTTGAGAGTGTACGGGCGCTCGCCTTGGATGGGACGGGCGGTCGGCTCTTGATCGCGGGCGCCTCCAAGGCGAAAGACCTGCTCCGCCGGGATGTGGGCTACGCTGTCGAGGCTCCGGGAGGAATGAATGGCTTCCTGATCGGAGTGGGGCAGGACTCCACGGCGCCTTCCGCGGGCGAGGTGCGTGCTTCCCTCAACCCGGACGGCCGTATCACCGCCACCTGGAGCGGCTTCAAGGACGACGAATCGGGCATCGCGAAGTACGAGTGGTCCATCACCGACTCGGCGCAGGTCACGGTGCGCGATTTCACGCCGGTGTCGGACGGGCACGCGACGGCCGAGTCCCTCGTGCTCAAGCGGGGCGAGCGCTACTTCGTCCATGTGCGCGCCACCAACGGCGTGGGGTGTGACGTCACGGTCACGGCCCAGGAGTCCGTGGTTCTGAAGCCCCCCCCCGGGACGCCAGGTGAGGAAACGCCCGGTGAGCCGTCTCCGGGGCCCGAGGTCCCGGGCCTGGGCGATCCGCGCTCTCCGCTCGGCTGGGGCTGTGGGGTCACGCACCCGGGCGCGCTGCCGGGCGCGTTGGGCCTGGTGCTGCTGGGCCTGTTCGGAGCGCGGCGGGCCCGCCGGGGCGCGGCGCCCCGGGCCTGA
- a CDS encoding GNAT family N-acetyltransferase → MLTWTWKAFPELTLEELYRLLALRQEVFVVEQRSLYLDVDGYDPGCHHLLGVEQTPQGPRLAAYLRVLPPGLKYPEASLGRVLTAPHARRHGYGQELVRRGLDFLATHHAQAPIRIGAQDYLRRFYEGFGFRAVGDVYDEDGIPHVDMVRGQFDLASET, encoded by the coding sequence ATGCTCACCTGGACGTGGAAGGCCTTCCCGGAGTTGACGCTCGAGGAGCTCTACCGCCTGCTGGCCCTGCGCCAGGAGGTGTTCGTGGTGGAGCAGCGCTCCCTCTACCTGGACGTGGACGGGTATGACCCGGGCTGCCACCACCTGCTGGGCGTGGAACAGACGCCCCAGGGGCCCCGGCTCGCGGCCTACCTGCGGGTGCTGCCGCCGGGCCTCAAGTACCCCGAGGCGAGCCTCGGCCGGGTCCTCACCGCGCCGCACGCGCGGCGCCACGGGTACGGCCAGGAGCTGGTGCGCCGGGGGCTGGACTTCCTCGCCACCCACCATGCCCAAGCCCCCATCCGCATCGGCGCCCAGGACTACCTGCGGCGCTTCTACGAGGGCTTCGGCTTTCGCGCCGTGGGGGACGTGTACGACGAGGACGGCATTCCCCACGTGGACATGGTGCGCGGCCAGTTCGACCTGGCCTCGGAGACATGA
- a CDS encoding ABC transporter substrate-binding protein: MPPPLRSVLLALLGVLGLVPQAGCRAEPPADGITVLLEATPDSLDSRMALSALGQRVAQLITPGLVTFDDTGAPVPDLAESFRELGPTLVEFTLRPGLTFHDGGALTAEDVKATYDSVRDPALGSPRADRYAALARVEAVDARTVRFHLREPYAPLVVELSLGILPARRAGAAFKEAQGTAPVGAGPFRFESQPDEEHLTLLPFAGHARGPPALSRLRFRVVRDETTRVLELLKGRADLVLNAVSPATLPALERAPGLRVLTRPGTGLAYLGLNLRAGPLADARVRRALCHLVDVEPLVTHKLRGLARPARGLLPERNWAHAPVPGCAHDPEAAARLLDAAGFPDPDGPGGAPRLRLQLKTSTDRLRRSIALVLREQLAQGGVAVEVRSLEFGTFFDDVRRGNVELYTLKWASIVEPDLMRGAFHSSHVPSAANHFGGLNRGALRDAPLDALLDEAARVSTPERRVLYARAQERLDALVPMVPLWHEDSVAVVSRRLQGFEPSPLGLFTPLARARQVDP, translated from the coding sequence ATGCCCCCGCCGCTCCGCTCCGTCCTCCTGGCGCTCCTCGGGGTGCTCGGCCTGGTACCGCAGGCCGGCTGTCGCGCCGAGCCGCCCGCCGACGGCATCACCGTGCTGCTCGAGGCCACGCCGGACAGCCTCGACAGCCGGATGGCGCTCAGCGCCCTGGGGCAGCGGGTGGCGCAGCTCATCACCCCGGGGCTCGTCACCTTCGACGACACCGGCGCGCCCGTGCCGGACCTGGCCGAGTCCTTTCGCGAGCTGGGCCCCACGCTCGTGGAGTTCACGCTGCGCCCGGGGCTCACCTTCCACGACGGCGGCGCCCTCACGGCCGAGGACGTGAAGGCCACCTACGACAGTGTGCGCGACCCGGCGCTCGGCAGCCCCCGGGCGGACCGGTACGCGGCCCTCGCGCGCGTGGAGGCGGTGGACGCGCGCACCGTGCGCTTCCACCTGCGCGAGCCCTACGCGCCCCTCGTGGTCGAGCTGTCCCTGGGCATCCTCCCCGCCCGGCGCGCCGGGGCCGCCTTCAAGGAGGCACAGGGCACGGCCCCCGTGGGCGCGGGGCCCTTCCGCTTCGAGTCCCAGCCGGACGAGGAGCACCTGACGCTCCTGCCCTTCGCGGGCCACGCGCGGGGGCCGCCGGCCCTCTCGCGGCTGCGCTTCCGGGTGGTGCGCGACGAGACGACCCGGGTGCTGGAGCTGCTCAAGGGCCGGGCGGACCTGGTGCTCAACGCCGTGTCCCCCGCCACCCTGCCCGCCCTGGAGCGCGCGCCCGGCCTGCGCGTGCTCACCCGGCCGGGCACGGGCCTGGCCTACCTGGGCCTCAACCTGCGCGCGGGGCCGCTCGCCGACGCCCGGGTGCGCCGCGCCCTGTGTCACCTCGTGGACGTGGAGCCGCTCGTCACCCACAAGCTCCGGGGCCTGGCCCGGCCCGCCCGGGGGCTCTTGCCGGAGAGGAACTGGGCGCATGCGCCCGTGCCCGGCTGCGCGCATGACCCCGAGGCGGCGGCGCGGCTGTTGGACGCCGCGGGCTTTCCGGACCCCGACGGGCCCGGCGGCGCGCCCCGGCTCCGACTCCAGCTCAAGACGAGCACGGACCGGCTGCGCCGCTCCATCGCGCTCGTGCTGCGCGAGCAGCTGGCCCAGGGGGGCGTGGCCGTGGAGGTGCGCTCGCTGGAGTTCGGCACCTTCTTCGACGACGTGCGCCGGGGCAACGTGGAGCTGTACACCCTCAAGTGGGCCTCCATCGTCGAGCCGGACCTGATGCGCGGCGCCTTCCACTCGAGCCACGTGCCCTCGGCGGCCAACCACTTCGGGGGCCTCAACCGGGGCGCGCTCCGGGACGCGCCGCTCGACGCGCTGCTGGACGAGGCCGCGCGCGTGTCCACCCCCGAGCGCCGCGTCCTCTATGCCCGGGCCCAGGAGCGCCTGGACGCGCTCGTGCCCATGGTGCCCCTGTGGCACGAGGACTCGGTGGCCGTGGTGTCCCGGCGCCTCCAGGGCTTCGAGCCGAGTCCCCTGGGCCTCTTCACCCCGCTGGCGCGCGCGCGGCAGGTGGACCCATGA
- a CDS encoding tetratricopeptide repeat protein — translation MTLRLLCCVLLCVPLVTWAAPVRGIDSYARGDYEKAISALRQEVENPALSDKERARARTYLAASLYARGQMDDAREQLEELARRHPAQQVDSARFPPDFVALAELARQSVETERLREEARREEAEQRRLVAEQAQAREAERQRLLAEQAQARPVPAPSAPSVPAEAPSSFRVRPELVGFSDLGGLVSGVGERRLSVGLGVGASVGWGGLEAGARLLPGPQARWGVSVELGYAFGRGMLQPRVALRGTGVRSVGVGGGGVVGLRLTPGRRFTVLADVGAERFRIAEGANYRKLALTASVGVGFNLF, via the coding sequence ATGACCTTGCGTCTGCTCTGTTGCGTCCTGCTGTGCGTGCCCCTCGTCACCTGGGCCGCGCCCGTGCGGGGAATCGATTCCTACGCGCGTGGTGATTATGAAAAGGCCATCTCCGCCTTGCGGCAGGAGGTGGAGAACCCCGCGCTCTCGGACAAGGAGCGCGCCCGGGCCCGCACCTACCTGGCCGCCTCGCTCTACGCGCGCGGCCAGATGGACGACGCGCGCGAGCAGCTCGAGGAGCTGGCGCGGCGGCACCCCGCGCAGCAGGTGGACTCGGCGCGCTTCCCGCCGGACTTCGTGGCGCTGGCGGAGCTGGCGCGCCAGAGCGTGGAGACCGAGCGGCTGCGGGAAGAGGCACGGCGGGAAGAGGCCGAGCAGCGGCGGCTGGTGGCGGAGCAGGCCCAGGCGCGCGAGGCCGAGCGGCAGCGGTTGCTGGCGGAGCAGGCCCAGGCGCGTCCGGTTCCCGCACCGTCCGCGCCGTCCGTGCCGGCCGAGGCCCCGTCGTCCTTTCGCGTGCGTCCGGAGCTGGTGGGCTTCAGTGACCTGGGCGGACTGGTGTCGGGCGTCGGCGAGCGCCGGCTGTCCGTGGGACTGGGCGTGGGCGCCTCGGTGGGGTGGGGTGGGCTGGAGGCGGGCGCGCGGCTGTTGCCAGGGCCCCAGGCGCGGTGGGGCGTGAGCGTGGAGCTGGGCTATGCCTTCGGCCGGGGCATGCTCCAGCCGCGCGTGGCCCTGCGCGGCACGGGCGTGCGGAGCGTGGGCGTGGGTGGCGGCGGGGTGGTGGGCCTGCGGCTCACGCCCGGGCGCCGGTTCACGGTGTTGGCGGATGTCGGCGCCGAGCGGTTCCGGATCGCCGAGGGCGCCAACTACCGGAAGCTCGCGCTGACGGCCTCGGTGGGTGTGGGCTTCAACCTGTTCTAG
- a CDS encoding ABC transporter permease, with the protein MRPPRALGARVGLAVTGALVLAALLAPVLSPTSPEAIDLARELTPPGPGHPLGAGENGVDLLTHVLYGARLSLGVAFFTVALSAAVGTLLGGMAGYVGGPLDELLMRLTDVLLAFPGLLLALFLTAVMGPSLTHVVLALSATGWTGYARLARAQVLTLRGREYVQAARALGASDARILWHHLLPNAAGPLVVQATSALPGTLLAESSLSFLGLGAPPGTPSWGALVDQGTQYLLVAPHVALFPGLALALAVLGFHLLGDAVRDALDPRAPHHR; encoded by the coding sequence ATGAGGCCGCCGCGCGCCCTGGGCGCCCGGGTGGGGCTCGCCGTGACGGGCGCGCTCGTGCTCGCCGCGCTGCTGGCCCCCGTGCTCAGCCCCACGAGCCCCGAGGCGATCGACCTCGCGCGCGAGCTCACCCCGCCCGGCCCCGGCCACCCGCTGGGCGCGGGGGAGAACGGCGTGGACCTGCTCACCCACGTGCTGTACGGGGCCCGGCTGTCGCTCGGCGTGGCCTTCTTCACCGTGGCGCTGTCCGCGGCGGTGGGCACGCTGCTCGGCGGGATGGCGGGGTACGTGGGCGGGCCGCTGGACGAGCTGCTCATGCGCCTGACCGACGTGCTGCTCGCCTTCCCGGGCCTCCTGCTCGCGCTCTTCCTCACGGCGGTGATGGGCCCCTCGCTCACGCACGTGGTGCTCGCGCTGAGCGCCACGGGCTGGACGGGCTACGCGCGGCTGGCCCGGGCCCAGGTGCTCACCCTGCGCGGGCGCGAGTACGTCCAGGCCGCCCGCGCGCTCGGGGCGAGCGACGCGCGCATCCTCTGGCACCACCTGCTGCCCAACGCCGCCGGGCCCCTGGTGGTGCAGGCCACGTCCGCCCTGCCCGGCACGCTGCTCGCCGAGTCCTCGCTCAGCTTCCTGGGCCTGGGCGCACCGCCGGGCACGCCCTCGTGGGGGGCGCTCGTGGATCAGGGCACCCAGTACCTGCTCGTGGCGCCCCACGTGGCGCTCTTTCCCGGGCTCGCCCTGGCGCTCGCCGTGCTGGGCTTCCACCTGCTCGGCGACGCCGTGCGCGACGCACTGGACCCGCGGGCGCCCCACCACCGATAA
- a CDS encoding serine/threonine-protein kinase: MDSDFDDKTKLHSGRMGLSPETGGGEPPWDERTVRRDPLVGQRIGEYLVRRRIGSGGMGVVYEGEHPVIGRKVAIKIIRQDTSEEVRARDLASEARAVSAIRHRGIIDIFGFGTLPGVGEYLIMEFLEGRPLDEILRDRAPLPLIQSLWLICEVLAALSAAHAKGVIHRDLKPGNIFIVRESNGSEYVKVLDFGLAKQAATPNGATPQTRASIILGTPEYMAPEQACGQPVSPRTDLYAAGIILFEMLTGRLPFQGESPMHIAVQQVHAKPPPPSSVVEGLPQELDALVLSLLAKEPANRPASGVEVADALTELSRKWESEGVLAASETPRGPSSGASPSPRRSGRVSSLSGETRSSAAPSTAVGPTLRSPSQEGLLASGAPGADARTDVMATVPRRRAPALVAVGVSVLSVALGVGVVLFKSSSPPPPPAPVAPPVVPTVEAVVAPPEPVPEPAPVPEPEPEPEPAPESAPRVGANGTLQFVSLCWAQIYVDGRLRGRMPELKMLPLAPGKHRIELRENKNISNPRKVVTIQSGSKTTYNVICPDEG; encoded by the coding sequence ATGGATTCTGATTTCGACGACAAGACGAAGCTGCATTCCGGGCGCATGGGGCTTTCTCCCGAGACCGGCGGCGGAGAGCCCCCGTGGGATGAGCGCACCGTTCGACGGGATCCCCTGGTGGGCCAGCGCATCGGCGAGTACCTGGTGCGCCGGCGCATCGGCAGCGGAGGGATGGGCGTCGTCTACGAGGGCGAGCACCCGGTCATCGGCCGCAAGGTGGCCATCAAGATCATCCGTCAGGACACCTCGGAGGAAGTGCGCGCGCGCGACCTCGCGTCCGAGGCCCGCGCGGTGAGCGCCATCCGCCACCGCGGCATCATCGACATCTTCGGCTTCGGCACCCTTCCGGGGGTGGGCGAGTACCTCATCATGGAGTTCCTCGAGGGCCGACCGCTCGACGAGATCCTCCGGGACCGCGCCCCGCTGCCCCTCATCCAGTCCCTGTGGCTCATCTGCGAGGTGCTCGCCGCGCTCTCGGCCGCGCACGCCAAGGGGGTCATCCACCGCGACCTCAAGCCCGGCAACATCTTCATCGTGCGCGAGTCGAACGGCTCGGAGTACGTGAAGGTGCTGGACTTCGGGCTCGCCAAGCAGGCCGCGACGCCCAACGGGGCCACGCCCCAGACGCGCGCGAGCATCATCCTCGGCACGCCCGAGTACATGGCGCCGGAGCAGGCCTGTGGACAGCCGGTGAGTCCCCGGACGGACCTGTACGCCGCGGGCATCATCCTGTTCGAGATGCTCACCGGACGGCTGCCCTTCCAGGGCGAGTCGCCCATGCACATCGCCGTGCAGCAGGTGCACGCCAAGCCGCCGCCGCCCTCGTCGGTCGTCGAGGGACTGCCCCAGGAACTCGACGCCCTGGTGCTGAGCCTGCTGGCCAAGGAGCCCGCGAACCGGCCGGCCTCCGGCGTCGAGGTGGCGGACGCGCTGACGGAGCTGTCCCGGAAGTGGGAGTCCGAGGGAGTGCTGGCCGCTTCCGAGACGCCGCGTGGGCCGTCCAGTGGCGCTTCGCCGAGCCCCCGGCGCTCGGGCCGGGTGTCCTCCCTGAGCGGCGAGACCCGGAGCTCCGCGGCCCCCTCGACCGCCGTGGGCCCGACGCTCCGCTCTCCCTCTCAGGAGGGACTGCTCGCGAGCGGGGCGCCGGGCGCCGACGCGCGCACCGACGTGATGGCCACCGTGCCGCGCCGACGCGCTCCGGCGCTCGTGGCCGTCGGGGTGAGTGTGCTGTCCGTGGCGTTGGGCGTGGGGGTCGTCCTGTTCAAGTCCTCGTCGCCGCCACCTCCTCCCGCGCCGGTGGCTCCCCCCGTGGTTCCCACGGTGGAGGCGGTGGTGGCGCCGCCCGAGCCCGTGCCCGAACCCGCGCCGGTACCCGAGCCCGAGCCCGAGCCCGAGCCCGCGCCGGAGAGCGCGCCCCGGGTCGGCGCGAACGGCACCCTCCAGTTCGTCTCGTTGTGCTGGGCCCAGATCTACGTGGATGGCCGACTGCGCGGGCGCATGCCGGAGCTCAAGATGCTGCCGCTCGCGCCCGGCAAGCACCGCATCGAGCTGCGCGAGAACAAGAACATCTCCAACCCCCGGAAGGTGGTCACCATCCAGTCGGGGTCCAAGACCACCTACAACGTCATCTGCCCGGACGAGGGCTAG
- a CDS encoding ABC transporter permease — MKRLVSTLGAALGALVLVSLFLHLVPGDPIDVMLGEQAMQVDREALRRAVGLDAPVPVQLWRFTRDLFTGELRTSLPPFQKKVLPAIGAALPYTGVLALAALAVAVSLALPLGLVAAARRGTWADALAMASAVVGVALPRFWVGPLLVLLFALRLDWLPVSGAGSWHHLVLPALTLGGALAAFLARMTRAALLEVLREDYITVARAQGLSATRVLWRHALRTALLPLLTVLGLEFGALLGGAIVTEKVFAWPGMGTLLLQAIERRDYNTVRATVLVFTGCYLLVHALTDAAYALADPRVRRRA, encoded by the coding sequence ATGAAGCGGCTCGTCTCCACGCTCGGGGCGGCCCTGGGCGCGCTCGTGCTCGTGTCGCTCTTCCTGCACCTGGTGCCGGGAGACCCCATCGACGTGATGCTCGGCGAGCAGGCGATGCAGGTGGACCGGGAGGCGCTGCGCCGCGCGGTGGGCCTGGACGCGCCCGTGCCCGTGCAGCTCTGGCGCTTCACGCGCGACCTGTTCACCGGGGAGCTGCGCACGTCCCTGCCGCCCTTCCAGAAGAAGGTGCTGCCCGCCATCGGCGCGGCGCTGCCGTACACCGGGGTGCTCGCGCTCGCGGCCCTGGCGGTGGCGGTGAGCCTCGCCCTGCCCCTGGGCCTGGTGGCCGCGGCGCGCCGGGGCACGTGGGCGGACGCGCTCGCCATGGCCAGCGCGGTGGTGGGCGTGGCCCTGCCGCGCTTCTGGGTGGGGCCGCTGCTCGTCCTCCTGTTCGCCCTGCGCCTGGACTGGCTGCCCGTGTCCGGCGCGGGCTCCTGGCACCACCTGGTGCTGCCCGCGCTCACCCTGGGCGGCGCGCTCGCCGCGTTCCTCGCGCGCATGACCCGCGCCGCGCTCCTGGAGGTGCTGCGCGAGGACTACATCACCGTCGCCCGGGCCCAGGGCCTCAGCGCCACCCGGGTGCTCTGGCGCCACGCCCTGCGCACCGCGCTCCTGCCCCTGCTCACCGTGCTCGGGCTCGAGTTCGGCGCCCTGCTCGGCGGCGCCATCGTCACCGAGAAGGTGTTCGCCTGGCCCGGCATGGGCACGCTCTTGCTGCAGGCCATCGAGCGGCGCGACTACAACACCGTGCGCGCCACCGTGCTCGTCTTCACCGGCTGCTACCTGCTCGTGCACGCGCTCACCGACGCGGCCTACGCGCTCGCCGACCCGCGCGTGCGGAGGCGCGCATGA
- a CDS encoding HEAT repeat domain-containing protein produces the protein MTDHPLEDPRSTQALIALALEGGEEDDRAWEAIRVLQERGTREVLDAAARLLVAPEDTARARGADILGQLGVEMDLFHEERLGLLLDLARRERVPGVLASTVSALGFLEDERAVPGLVALKGHPSGPVRCAVAQAMPATALTEAVAALVDLSADEDRDVRNWATFQLGSVCEADTPLLREALLRRVTETDLEIQGEALLGLAQRKAPQTLAPLLGALAARTVNVLAVEAALELQDARVYPALLSLRDREGEADRHFRGVLDGAIRAYETSGAI, from the coding sequence ATGACCGACCATCCGCTCGAGGATCCCCGCAGCACCCAGGCGCTCATCGCGCTCGCCCTCGAGGGCGGCGAGGAGGACGACCGGGCCTGGGAGGCCATCCGGGTGCTCCAGGAGCGCGGCACGCGGGAGGTGCTCGACGCGGCGGCGCGGCTGCTCGTGGCGCCCGAGGACACGGCGCGCGCGCGGGGCGCGGACATCCTCGGGCAGCTGGGCGTGGAGATGGACCTCTTCCACGAGGAGCGGCTGGGGCTCCTGCTGGACCTGGCGCGCCGCGAGCGGGTGCCCGGGGTGCTGGCCTCCACGGTGTCGGCGCTCGGGTTCCTGGAGGACGAGCGCGCCGTGCCCGGACTCGTGGCGCTCAAGGGACACCCGAGCGGCCCGGTGCGCTGCGCGGTGGCCCAGGCCATGCCCGCCACGGCGCTCACCGAGGCGGTCGCCGCGCTCGTGGACCTGTCGGCGGACGAGGACCGGGACGTGCGCAACTGGGCCACCTTCCAGCTGGGCTCGGTCTGCGAGGCCGACACCCCGCTCTTGCGCGAGGCCCTGCTGCGCCGCGTGACGGAGACGGACCTGGAGATTCAAGGCGAGGCCCTGCTCGGGCTCGCCCAGAGGAAGGCTCCCCAGACGCTGGCCCCGCTCCTGGGGGCCCTGGCGGCCCGGACCGTGAACGTGCTCGCGGTGGAGGCGGCGCTGGAGCTCCAGGACGCGCGGGTGTACCCGGCGCTCCTGTCGCTCCGGGACCGGGAGGGCGAGGCGGATCGCCACTTTCGTGGAGTTCTCGACGGCGCCATTCGCGCCTACGAGACATCCGGCGCGATTTGA
- a CDS encoding DUSAM domain-containing protein — translation MADRQLDWDAIRALAKRVIEQGEPLVLTEEMRALLLRTAREVAITDEETATALHGESTARTLLEDIWRRIVDGSWRLSRAQNQAYDLRDTGDLEGARRVMRDVLAVEPVPFYREQAEIGLKKLTGLVEVRATGQLRPSLNDRPQLTALSQRIQQGHALELTDEVRALLRRMAPTAAISDNETEEALKSPTDATALMERILSRLRDGQHRFVRAMYRMTSLRDAGDVDGARQQMRDVLAVEIVPQYRRMAEEQLRGLDRPPPEP, via the coding sequence ATGGCCGACAGGCAGCTTGATTGGGACGCGATTCGGGCTCTGGCCAAACGAGTCATCGAGCAAGGCGAGCCCTTGGTTCTCACCGAGGAGATGCGCGCTCTTTTGCTGCGGACGGCTCGCGAAGTGGCCATCACCGACGAGGAGACAGCAACAGCCCTCCATGGCGAGTCCACGGCCCGAACGCTGCTCGAGGACATCTGGCGACGAATCGTCGACGGTTCGTGGCGACTGAGTCGTGCTCAAAACCAAGCCTATGACCTACGAGACACAGGCGATCTTGAGGGAGCACGGCGAGTCATGCGGGACGTACTCGCCGTTGAGCCTGTCCCCTTCTACCGGGAACAGGCCGAGATTGGCCTGAAGAAGTTGACCGGGTTGGTGGAGGTGCGCGCAACCGGGCAGCTCCGTCCGAGCTTGAATGACCGACCGCAACTCACGGCCCTCTCCCAGCGCATCCAGCAGGGTCACGCCCTGGAACTGACCGACGAGGTGCGCGCCCTTCTGCGCCGGATGGCGCCCACGGCGGCCATCAGCGACAACGAGACGGAAGAAGCCCTCAAGAGCCCAACAGACGCCACGGCCCTCATGGAGCGGATTCTTTCTCGCCTGCGCGACGGCCAACATCGCTTCGTGCGCGCGATGTATCGGATGACGAGCCTCCGAGATGCGGGGGACGTCGACGGAGCGCGCCAGCAGATGCGTGACGTGCTCGCCGTGGAAATCGTGCCGCAATACCGCAGAATGGCCGAGGAACAATTACGGGGCCTCGACCGTCCGCCGCCGGAGCCGTGA
- the dtd gene encoding D-aminoacyl-tRNA deacylase: MKAVVQRVREASVTVAGERVSQMGPGLLVLLGVGQGDGEADVAWMAEKLATLRVFEDAAGKMNLSLEDTSRQLIVVSQFTLYGDTRKGRRPSFIEAMEPVAAKALYERVCEALRARGLTVGTGIFAADMKVALVNDGPVTLLVESPPKAAPAR; the protein is encoded by the coding sequence ATGAAGGCGGTGGTGCAACGGGTGCGCGAGGCGTCCGTCACGGTAGCGGGCGAGCGGGTGAGCCAGATGGGACCAGGGCTCCTGGTGCTGCTCGGCGTGGGCCAGGGGGATGGCGAGGCGGATGTGGCGTGGATGGCGGAGAAGCTCGCTACGCTGCGCGTCTTCGAGGACGCCGCGGGCAAGATGAACCTGTCCCTGGAGGACACCTCGCGCCAGCTCATCGTGGTGAGCCAGTTCACCCTCTACGGGGACACGCGCAAGGGGCGCCGGCCCAGCTTCATCGAGGCGATGGAGCCGGTGGCCGCCAAGGCCCTCTACGAGCGCGTGTGCGAGGCGCTGCGCGCCCGGGGCCTCACGGTGGGCACGGGCATCTTCGCCGCCGACATGAAGGTGGCGCTCGTCAACGACGGCCCCGTCACCCTGCTGGTGGAGAGCCCTCCGAAGGCGGCACCTGCGCGTTGA